Proteins encoded in a region of the Agromyces protaetiae genome:
- the mutM gene encoding bifunctional DNA-formamidopyrimidine glycosylase/DNA-(apurinic or apyrimidinic site) lyase, translated as MPELPEVEVVRAGLAPAVTGARVAGVEVLDARSLKRHDAASGAFEALVTGARIEAAVRRGKFLWLPFQPATGRAADATDGTRVANTADPGHPLALVGHLGMSGQMLLRTPDHPGDDRHARIRLHLEHPGHGELRVDFVDQRIFGSLAVDRMVPTRDGEVAGFSAAVTGAWARSIPTQVAHIARDPLDPAFDEAAFFAALARRATGIKRVMLDQGVVSGIGNIYADEALWAARLHPEQPAASLSRAKARTLLEAVCDVLLKALAEGGTSFDAQYVNVNGASGYFAHSLNAYGQTGTPCPRCGTPIVREPFMNRSSHRCPRCQRLRASRPA; from the coding sequence GTGCCTGAGCTCCCCGAGGTCGAGGTCGTCCGCGCGGGCCTCGCGCCGGCGGTCACCGGCGCCCGCGTCGCGGGCGTCGAGGTGCTGGATGCCCGGTCGCTCAAGCGCCACGACGCGGCGTCGGGCGCGTTCGAGGCGCTCGTCACCGGCGCGCGCATCGAGGCTGCGGTTCGGCGCGGCAAGTTCCTGTGGCTGCCGTTCCAGCCTGCGACGGGACGAGCGGCGGATGCCACTGACGGCACCCGCGTCGCGAACACCGCCGACCCGGGGCATCCGCTCGCGCTCGTCGGCCATCTGGGCATGAGCGGTCAGATGCTGCTGCGCACGCCCGACCACCCCGGCGACGACCGCCATGCCCGGATCCGCCTGCACCTCGAGCACCCGGGTCATGGCGAGCTCCGCGTCGACTTCGTGGACCAGCGCATCTTCGGGTCGCTCGCGGTGGACCGGATGGTGCCGACCCGCGACGGCGAGGTCGCCGGATTCTCCGCAGCGGTCACCGGTGCGTGGGCGCGGTCGATCCCGACCCAGGTGGCGCACATCGCGCGTGACCCGCTCGACCCCGCGTTCGACGAGGCGGCGTTCTTCGCGGCCCTTGCGCGGCGGGCCACGGGCATCAAGCGTGTGATGCTCGACCAGGGCGTCGTGAGCGGCATCGGCAACATCTACGCCGACGAGGCGCTCTGGGCCGCCAGGCTGCACCCCGAGCAGCCGGCCGCGTCGCTCTCGCGTGCGAAGGCGCGAACGCTGCTCGAAGCCGTGTGCGACGTGCTGCTGAAGGCGCTCGCCGAGGGTGGCACGAGCTTCGACGCCCAGTACGTGAACGTGAACGGCGCATCCGGCTACTTCGCGCACTCGCTGAACGCCTACGGCCAGACGGGCACGCCCTGCCCGCGCTGCGGCACCCCGATCGTGCGCGAGCCGTTCATGAACCGCTCATCGCACCGCTGCCCGCGCTGCCAGCGCCTGCGCGCGTCGCGCCCGGCCTGA